Proteins encoded together in one Candidatus Zixiibacteriota bacterium window:
- the ltaE gene encoding low-specificity L-threonine aldolase, which translates to MGKNEFIDLRSDTVTKPSEGMRTIMSQAVVGDDVFGDDPTVKELERKVAELLNKEAAVYVPSGTMSNQIALYTTSDRGDEILCETGCHIVNYEAAAPAAISGLLVHLLPGDKGILSAETIEQNIRPINIHCPRTKIVALENTHNRAGGTIYPKETIAEIEKVARKNDLWMHLDGARLWNAHVATGISLAEYASYFDSVSVCLSKGLGAPIGSVLSGSEEFIERARRTRKMFGGGMRQVGIIAAAGIYALENNISRLAYDHMNANTLAAGMSRVDGLTIDMETVQTNIVIVDIDPEIYTAETFIEALRKEGVLCVPFGSARVRFVTHLDVNEEDCKKAVEAVAKVMSAAG; encoded by the coding sequence ATGGGTAAGAATGAATTTATTGATTTAAGATCCGATACCGTCACCAAGCCGAGTGAGGGAATGCGGACGATAATGTCTCAAGCGGTTGTGGGCGACGATGTTTTTGGTGATGATCCAACCGTTAAAGAACTTGAGCGAAAGGTCGCGGAATTATTGAATAAAGAGGCGGCCGTTTATGTTCCTTCGGGGACAATGTCCAATCAAATCGCGTTATATACCACCAGTGACAGGGGCGATGAAATTTTATGTGAGACCGGATGTCATATCGTTAATTATGAAGCCGCGGCGCCCGCGGCGATTTCCGGACTTCTGGTACATTTATTGCCCGGAGATAAAGGCATCCTGTCGGCGGAAACGATAGAGCAAAATATCAGACCGATAAATATTCATTGCCCACGAACGAAAATAGTCGCGCTGGAAAATACTCATAATCGCGCTGGCGGGACAATCTATCCCAAAGAAACAATTGCGGAGATCGAAAAGGTCGCCCGGAAAAACGATCTCTGGATGCATCTTGATGGTGCCCGACTCTGGAACGCTCATGTGGCGACCGGGATTTCGCTGGCGGAATATGCTTCATATTTTGATTCAGTTTCGGTGTGCCTGTCAAAGGGACTTGGTGCCCCTATCGGTTCGGTTCTTTCGGGCTCGGAGGAATTTATTGAGCGGGCGAGACGGACGCGGAAAATGTTCGGCGGTGGGATGAGGCAAGTCGGGATTATCGCCGCGGCCGGGATTTACGCTCTCGAAAATAATATCTCCCGTCTGGCTTATGACCACATGAACGCAAATACTCTCGCGGCGGGCATGTCTCGTGTCGACGGATTGACGATTGATATGGAAACAGTGCAGACGAATATTGTTATCGTTGATATTGATCCGGAGATATATACGGCTGAGACATTTATTGAGGCGCTCAGGAAAGAGGGAGTTTTATGCGTGCCGTTCGGCTCCGCTCGAGTTCGATTTGTCACTCATCTTGATGTTAATGAAGAAGATTGCAAAAAAGCGGTCGAAGCCGTCGCCAAAGTTATGTCGGCCGCCGGATAA
- a CDS encoding MBL fold metallo-hydrolase: MDKIKFTILGSSAGMPQADRVNSGYVLDVDDGLNQFDCGGGVSSAFRRQGFDPIDVKSIVISHTHPDHISDLPLFVQMQYLAGRRDSIDIYLPSEIIRPIRDYFHALYLFPEKLPFEINFLPVNKGDTINLDGISIHPILNTHLIGHADLIKDFGFKNQMQCFSYLIHASDKSIVYSADLGSEKDLGAYLTDVDLLVVESTHIEIASMIDMALDYNVGKVVLTHLAEDFDTNGAIAQAQKAGYKNLIIAQDGMRIKL, translated from the coding sequence ATGGATAAAATAAAATTTACAATTCTGGGATCGTCAGCGGGGATGCCGCAGGCTGACCGGGTTAATTCGGGTTATGTTTTGGATGTTGATGATGGACTTAATCAATTTGACTGTGGAGGAGGAGTGTCTTCGGCGTTTCGACGGCAGGGCTTTGATCCTATTGATGTAAAATCAATAGTTATTTCGCATACTCATCCTGACCATATATCCGATTTGCCGCTTTTTGTTCAGATGCAGTATCTGGCGGGGAGGCGGGATTCGATTGATATTTATCTCCCTTCTGAAATCATCCGGCCGATTAGGGATTATTTTCATGCCCTATATCTTTTTCCGGAAAAGTTGCCGTTTGAAATAAATTTCCTGCCGGTGAACAAAGGGGACACTATCAATCTTGATGGTATTTCTATTCACCCCATTCTCAATACGCATCTTATCGGTCATGCTGATTTGATTAAAGATTTTGGATTTAAAAATCAGATGCAGTGTTTTTCGTATTTGATTCACGCCAGCGACAAATCAATAGTTTATTCGGCTGATTTGGGCTCAGAGAAGGATTTGGGAGCTTATCTGACTGATGTCGATTTGCTCGTAGTCGAATCAACCCATATTGAAATTGCGAGTATGATAGATATGGCTCTGGATTACAATGTTGGAAAAGTCGTTTTGACTCATCTCGCCGAAGATTTTGATACCAATGGTGCAATCGCGCAGGCCCAAAAAGCCGGATATAAGAATCTTATTATTGCTCAGGATGGAATGCGAATTAAACTTTAA